GGCGTTCAGGGCAGCCACGATCTCGCGCACGTGATCGGGGTTGCGCGTCTTCAGGACGAGGTCCACCTCGGCGTTCTGCACCGCGAGGTGCGTGAAGGATCGCTGGTGGTGAACCTCCTCGATGTTCGCGTTCTGCCCGGCCAGGCACGCGGTCACCCGGGCAAGGGAGCCCGGAAGGTCGCGCACCTCCACCCGAACGCGCGCCAGGCGGCCGGCACGCACCATGCCGCGCTTGATGATCTCGGCGAGCATCAGGGGGTCGATGTTGCCGCCGCAAAGGACCAGGCCCACCCGGCGGCCGCGGAACCGCCCCGGCTCGCGCAGCATGGCCGCGAGGCTCGCGGCGCCCGCGCCCTCGACGACCGTCTTCTCGATCTCCAGCAGCATCACGATGGCCTGCTCGATGTCGCCCTCGTCCACCAGCAGCATGTCGGACACGAGGCGCGAGACGATTTCCTTCGTGAGGCGTCCGGGCTCCTTCACCGCGATGCCTTCGGCGATGGTGGAAGTGCCGAACTCGGGCGTCGTTCCGCGTAGCGCGTGGACCATGGAGGGAAAGCGCATCGTCTCCACGCCCACCACCTCGATCGAGGGCTTCACCGCCTTCGCAGCCGTGGCGATCCCGGCGATGAGACCGCCACCGCCCACGGCGATGAGCAGGCAATCGAGTTGCGGATGGTCGCGCAGCATCTCGAGCGCGATCGTGCCCTGCCCGGCGATCACCTTCTCGTCATCGTAGGGGTGCACGAGGGTCAGGCCACGCGAGCGTTCCAGCCCGAGCGCGTGCGCCTTGGCCTCGTCGAAGTCGTCGCCGTGCAGGATCACCTCGACGCCGTGCTTGCGCGTGTGCTCGACCTTCACGAACGGCGTGAAGCGCGGCATCACGATCACAGCGGGAATGCCCAGCCGCGCCGCGTGGTACGCCACGCCCTGCGCGTGGTTGCCGGCCGAGCACGCGATGACGCCCTTCCCCGCCGCGGACGAATCCAGCGACAGCAGCTTGTTGAGCGCCCCGCGCTCCTTGAACGACGCCGTGAACTGGTGGTTCTCGAACTTGAGGAAAACCTGAGCGCCCGTGATCTCCGACAGCGTGCGCGAATGCAGGCAGGGCGTGTCCACCACCTGCCCCTTGATGGCGGCGGCAGCAGCGCGGATGTCGTCGATCGAGACCGTCATGCCTCCATTGTCGACGATTTCGGAGCCTTGGTCAGACATCTCGCATGCCACGTTGCCCGCAATTTCGGACAGGGATCAAATGTGTTGGTGTTTTTTTTCGGTTTTTGGCCAGATGAAATTGAGGCCAGCATCGACTCCGGGGAATTCTCGACATCGATTCGAGCCGTGACGCCCGATGCACCTTGACCTGGCCAAAACCGAAAAAAAACACCAACACATTTGATCCCGGTGGCGCGCACGGGTCCGGACCCATGACAGGACGGCAACGACGCTGGACAGAACGATGGCGATGCACGCCACTCACGGCCGCGTGAACGCGAACTGGATGCCGGGATCGCGGCCGGACATCAGGTCGGCCAGCGCGGCGCCGGAGCCGCAGGCCATCGTCCAGCCGAGCGTCCCGTGGCCGGTGTTGAGCCACAGGTTCGGGATGCGCGTGGGGCCGATAAGCGGCACGTTCGACGGCGTGGAAGGGCGAAGGCCGGCCCAGTAGTCGGGC
This Betaproteobacteria bacterium DNA region includes the following protein-coding sequences:
- a CDS encoding threonine ammonia-lyase; protein product: MTVSIDDIRAAAAAIKGQVVDTPCLHSRTLSEITGAQVFLKFENHQFTASFKERGALNKLLSLDSSAAGKGVIACSAGNHAQGVAYHAARLGIPAVIVMPRFTPFVKVEHTRKHGVEVILHGDDFDEAKAHALGLERSRGLTLVHPYDDEKVIAGQGTIALEMLRDHPQLDCLLIAVGGGGLIAGIATAAKAVKPSIEVVGVETMRFPSMVHALRGTTPEFGTSTIAEGIAVKEPGRLTKEIVSRLVSDMLLVDEGDIEQAIVMLLEIEKTVVEGAGAASLAAMLREPGRFRGRRVGLVLCGGNIDPLMLAEIIKRGMVRAGRLARVRVEVRDLPGSLARVTACLAGQNANIEEVHHQRSFTHLAVQNAEVDLVLKTRNPDHVREIVAALNACGFTARARNFDE